Proteins from one Arsenophonus apicola genomic window:
- the sugE gene encoding quaternary ammonium compound efflux SMR transporter SugE, translating to MAWLVLIIAGLLEIVWAIGLKYTQGFTRLTPSIITLVAMLFSIGLLAYAMKTLPAGTAYAIWTGIGALGTATIGIIFLGESASLFRLLSLGLIFAGIIGLKLAN from the coding sequence ATGGCCTGGTTGGTTTTAATAATAGCCGGTTTACTTGAAATTGTTTGGGCAATAGGATTGAAATATACCCAAGGATTTACCCGATTAACCCCCAGTATTATAACTTTAGTTGCCATGTTGTTCAGTATAGGGTTATTAGCTTATGCGATGAAAACCTTACCTGCCGGTACAGCATATGCTATTTGGACAGGTATTGGTGCGCTGGGTACTGCGACCATTGGGATTATTTTTCTTGGTGAATCGGCGAGTTTATTCCGCTTATTAAGCCTGGGGCTAATTTTTGCTGGGATAATTGGCTTAAAACTAGCGAATTAA
- a CDS encoding FMN-dependent NADH-azoreductase encodes MNKILVLKSSIMGNNSQTNSLIDTFLTKRQLKGLQDEVTIRDLATLNLPVLDNELFNSMRGATNFSEKAFNAVALSDKLIAELKRSDMVVIGAPMYNLNVPTQLKNWFDLVTRAGVTFKYTETYPMGLVEGVRAVVVSSRGGIHLGQQTDAVTPYLKSVLGLIGITDVEFIYAEGMDMRPHGKEQGIANAEAKIASLIA; translated from the coding sequence ATGAATAAAATTCTTGTTTTAAAATCCAGCATCATGGGAAATAATTCTCAAACAAATTCCTTGATTGATACTTTTCTGACGAAAAGACAATTAAAAGGATTACAAGATGAAGTTACAATACGTGACTTAGCCACGCTTAATCTTCCTGTATTGGATAATGAACTGTTTAATTCGATGCGAGGAGCGACTAATTTCAGTGAAAAAGCCTTTAACGCTGTCGCCCTATCAGATAAATTGATAGCTGAACTAAAACGGAGTGACATGGTTGTTATCGGAGCACCCATGTATAATTTGAATGTGCCAACCCAACTGAAAAATTGGTTTGATCTTGTTACTCGTGCAGGTGTTACATTTAAATATACTGAAACTTATCCGATGGGATTAGTTGAAGGTGTGCGTGCAGTTGTTGTCAGTTCTCGTGGTGGTATCCATTTGGGACAACAGACGGATGCAGTGACGCCTTATTTGAAATCGGTTTTAGGATTAATTGGTATCACTGATGTGGAGTTTATCTATGCCGAAGGAATGGATATGAGACCACATGGAAAAGAACAGGGGATTGCCAATGCTGAGGCAAAAATTGCTAGTCTTATAGCTTAA
- a CDS encoding Hsp20 family protein: MIRPLSLFSDLRNDLFSDRFNKIDKLFSHLTGVKPLALPSESYNLKKIDDKHYELIISVPGFTENDLDVSFSDGQLFIVGDHKEETPKKGEWLHQGISHRSFSAQYSLGKNAKIQSAELYDGLLKIFLEYEIPKDEKVKKIAIKKGKKNEPKKLKATKKPSVPKKTKTAK; this comes from the coding sequence ATGATTCGTCCATTAAGTTTATTTTCAGATTTGAGAAATGATTTGTTTTCAGATAGATTTAATAAAATAGATAAGTTATTTAGTCACTTAACGGGTGTTAAACCACTCGCATTACCTAGTGAATCTTACAATTTAAAGAAAATTGATGATAAACATTATGAACTAATAATCAGTGTGCCAGGTTTCACTGAAAATGATTTAGATGTTTCATTTTCTGATGGGCAATTATTTATTGTTGGTGATCATAAAGAAGAAACACCAAAAAAAGGCGAATGGCTTCATCAGGGTATTTCTCACAGATCGTTCTCTGCTCAATATTCGTTAGGTAAAAATGCCAAAATTCAAAGTGCTGAATTATATGATGGTTTACTTAAAATTTTCCTAGAATATGAAATTCCTAAAGATGAGAAGGTAAAAAAAATTGCGATTAAAAAAGGTAAGAAAAATGAGCCTAAAAAATTAAAAGCAACGAAAAAACCTTCAGTGCCTAAAAAAACAAAAACAGCTAAATAA